Proteins encoded within one genomic window of Vicinamibacterales bacterium:
- a CDS encoding enolase C-terminal domain-like protein has protein sequence MRVVAAELVRLAIPFRFSFAHAAATRQRSDNLILKLTLQNGTVGYGECLARSYVTGETADAVAEWFFREGRPFLAALDLRDRDALAELITRSDRGALDAGGAAGCLVELAVIDAFGKAFGVRASEIFGRQERETATYAGVVGRMNRTARRLLLRRLRDAGLGTAKLKVGFGAADLAALADCRAVLGPDAVLGVDANGAWRADEALSAIAQMQPFNVAFVEQPTARGDRAGAAAVAARSAIPVVLDESVCSIAEAEDACANHLGHGFSVRVSKVGGLRNALRLYDFARERGLRYHVGALVGETGILAAAGRQLALMTEPGTTEGSFGDLLLSEDITDPSVRFGRNGAATRLPGAGLGVAVVASRVARHARADARQFLQEQPQ, from the coding sequence ATGCGGGTAGTCGCCGCGGAGCTGGTCCGGCTCGCCATCCCGTTCCGCTTCTCGTTTGCCCACGCGGCCGCGACGCGGCAGCGCTCCGACAACCTGATCCTGAAGCTCACGCTTCAGAACGGCACCGTCGGATACGGCGAATGCCTGGCCCGTTCGTACGTGACCGGGGAAACCGCCGACGCCGTGGCGGAGTGGTTCTTCAGGGAAGGCCGGCCGTTTCTCGCGGCGCTCGACCTTCGCGATCGCGACGCGCTCGCCGAGCTGATCACGAGAAGCGATCGAGGCGCGCTGGACGCCGGCGGAGCCGCCGGATGTCTGGTCGAACTGGCGGTGATCGACGCGTTCGGCAAGGCATTCGGCGTCAGGGCCAGCGAGATCTTCGGGCGCCAGGAGCGCGAGACCGCCACGTATGCCGGAGTCGTCGGCCGGATGAACCGGACGGCACGGCGTCTGCTGCTGCGCCGCCTGCGCGACGCAGGGCTGGGCACGGCGAAACTCAAAGTGGGTTTCGGCGCGGCCGATCTCGCCGCGCTCGCCGACTGCCGCGCCGTGCTCGGCCCCGACGCGGTACTCGGCGTCGACGCGAACGGCGCCTGGCGGGCCGACGAGGCGCTGAGCGCGATCGCCCAGATGCAGCCGTTCAACGTTGCCTTCGTCGAGCAGCCGACCGCCCGCGGGGATCGCGCCGGCGCCGCGGCGGTGGCGGCGCGCTCGGCGATTCCCGTGGTGCTCGACGAATCGGTCTGTTCGATCGCCGAGGCGGAAGACGCCTGCGCAAACCATCTCGGCCACGGCTTCAGCGTTCGCGTCAGCAAAGTCGGCGGGCTGCGCAACGCGCTTCGGCTCTACGATTTCGCGCGTGAGCGCGGCCTGCGCTATCACGTCGGCGCCCTGGTCGGTGAGACCGGCATCCTCGCGGCCGCCGGACGGCAGCTGGCGCTGATGACCGAACCGGGGACGACGGAAGGATCGTTTGGCGACCTGCTGCTGTCGGAGGACATTACCGATCCGTCGGTTCGCTTCGGGAGGAACGGCGCCGCCACTCGGCTGCCCGGCGCGGGACTCGGCGTTGCCGTCGTCGCGTCACGCGTCGCGCGCCATGCGCGTGCCGATGCGCGTCAGTTCCTGCAGGAGCAGCCGCAATGA
- a CDS encoding GH3 auxin-responsive promoter family protein — protein MTPSIVKRHALAATTETMRRMMLITVGAQHRRFVAATADPRAAQAARLHRILRTNAATEYGVRYGFSSIRTIADFQTRVPIVTYDQVRPHIKKMMDGAPGVLTAERPYQYLLTSGSTNEPKYVPVTRSFRREYATPLQFYYLYRQHPDIFRPGGILSMVSPAIEGWTAAGVPYGAASGLTYLSQNALVRTLYAVPYDAFTIKDFAAKYYVILRMAVERDLRVILMANPSTLGLLLKELNQHAESLIQDIADGRITAPAPIDPDVRRRLASRLRPNPQRARELARIRDADGGTLPPVRVWPRLRAVVCWRDASAALYLPALEASLGDVPVYNLGYAASEGLGTFRLAGAGDEVLAITGHLFEFCDVDEIDGAVGSAGPLRLCDELEEGHRYFIVMTTSGGLYRYHIDDIVEVRGFVNRTPALRFVQKGTNSYSFTGEKLTEAQIIAAVTAATSAHGVTPTFFTALPIFGEPPHYRVMVEGPASGTSVPANLLAGAIDAELSRLNVEFEGKRKSRRLASTQVVFLPPGFFEQYREATHRTKRDAQIKFKHLNPDALFHETVAAFDTRSPVCG, from the coding sequence ATGACACCGTCGATCGTCAAACGGCATGCGCTGGCCGCCACGACGGAAACGATGCGCCGGATGATGCTGATCACCGTGGGCGCGCAGCATCGCCGGTTCGTTGCCGCGACCGCGGATCCGCGCGCCGCGCAGGCGGCACGGCTGCACCGCATCCTGCGAACGAACGCCGCCACCGAATACGGCGTCCGCTACGGCTTCTCGTCGATCAGGACCATCGCCGACTTCCAGACGCGCGTGCCGATCGTGACCTACGATCAGGTGCGGCCGCACATCAAGAAGATGATGGACGGCGCTCCAGGGGTGCTCACCGCCGAGCGGCCGTATCAGTACCTGCTGACGAGCGGGTCGACGAACGAACCGAAGTACGTGCCGGTGACGCGATCGTTTCGCCGCGAGTACGCCACGCCGCTGCAGTTCTACTATCTGTACCGGCAGCATCCCGACATCTTCCGGCCGGGCGGCATCCTGTCGATGGTCAGTCCGGCGATCGAGGGCTGGACGGCGGCGGGGGTGCCGTACGGAGCGGCGTCCGGCCTCACGTATCTCAGTCAGAACGCGCTCGTCCGCACGCTCTACGCCGTTCCCTACGACGCCTTCACGATCAAGGACTTTGCGGCCAAGTACTACGTCATCCTGCGCATGGCGGTCGAGCGCGACCTGCGGGTGATTCTGATGGCCAATCCGAGCACGCTCGGACTGCTGCTCAAGGAGCTGAATCAGCACGCCGAGTCGCTGATCCAGGACATCGCGGACGGGCGCATCACCGCCCCCGCGCCGATCGATCCGGACGTTCGCCGGCGCCTCGCGAGCCGCCTCCGCCCGAATCCGCAGCGCGCGCGTGAACTCGCGCGCATTCGCGACGCCGACGGCGGCACGCTTCCGCCGGTCCGCGTCTGGCCGCGCCTGCGCGCCGTAGTCTGCTGGCGGGACGCGTCGGCGGCCCTGTATCTGCCGGCGCTGGAAGCGTCGCTCGGCGACGTGCCGGTGTACAACCTCGGTTACGCCGCGAGCGAGGGGCTCGGCACGTTCCGTCTCGCCGGCGCCGGCGACGAGGTGCTCGCCATCACCGGCCACCTGTTCGAGTTCTGCGACGTGGACGAGATCGACGGCGCCGTGGGCAGCGCCGGTCCCCTGCGGCTGTGCGACGAGCTCGAGGAAGGCCATCGCTACTTCATCGTGATGACCACGTCGGGCGGCCTCTACCGCTATCACATCGACGACATCGTCGAGGTCCGCGGCTTCGTCAACCGGACGCCGGCGCTGCGCTTCGTGCAGAAGGGGACGAACAGCTACTCGTTCACCGGCGAAAAGCTGACGGAAGCGCAGATCATCGCTGCCGTGACCGCCGCGACGTCGGCCCACGGGGTGACCCCCACCTTCTTCACGGCGCTGCCGATCTTCGGGGAGCCGCCGCACTATCGCGTGATGGTAGAAGGCCCCGCGTCAGGGACGTCCGTGCCGGCGAACCTGCTGGCCGGTGCGATCGATGCCGAGCTGTCGCGCCTGAACGTCGAGTTCGAGGGCAAGCGGAAATCGCGTCGGCTGGCGTCGACACAGGTGGTGTTCCTGCCGCCGGGGTTCTTCGAGCAGTATCGCGAGGCGACACACCGTACGAAACGGGATGCGCAGATCAAGTTCAAGCACCTGAACCCGGACGCCCTGTTCCACGAGACGGTGGCGGCGTTCGACACCCGATCACCTGTATGCGGGTAG
- a CDS encoding alanine racemase, protein MAFIGKRSPLRVDAATLRAQWGVDVDADGELAVDGVRAVALADRFGTPLHVVNAARFDRDARAFGEAFTSRYPGPVEVYLAAKANAVCGVLELARAAGLRVEVFTSFELRLARAAGYPPEQIIVNGPAKTRELLEDCVEADVHLVIVDSPIELHDLAAIASEAGRRIGVLLRVNVDCVPRGMNPGTATGSRRSVFGMEWRGEELTAAVRFCLRQRHLEFRGLHMHIGSGIRQAADYAPACARLCETAARIARETGAPIACLDVGGGFGSPMVREFSALEFLRYHVRHRLPRLAPPDGVAAFEDFATVITRAIVDHCRRRSLPLPTLVLEPGRCLTGPNQLLLLRVLRTKQRVGLRRWIVTDGGQMTVNFPTFYEYHAMLSCRQPLAPAGPPVDVIGPGCHAADVVSRDRRLPPLSEGDVLAIMDAGAYFLPFEGNFGFPRAAVVAVAAGRPTLVRRRETYDDMLAREAIQVEVGT, encoded by the coding sequence ATGGCATTTATCGGAAAGCGCTCGCCGCTGCGCGTTGACGCGGCGACGCTGCGCGCGCAATGGGGCGTCGACGTCGACGCCGACGGCGAACTCGCCGTCGACGGCGTGCGCGCGGTGGCGCTCGCCGATCGCTTCGGGACCCCGCTGCACGTCGTGAACGCGGCGCGATTCGATCGCGACGCGCGGGCGTTCGGCGAGGCGTTCACCTCCCGCTATCCCGGGCCCGTCGAAGTGTATCTGGCGGCGAAGGCGAACGCCGTCTGCGGCGTGCTGGAGCTCGCGCGCGCCGCCGGACTGCGGGTCGAGGTGTTCACGTCGTTCGAGCTGCGCCTGGCGCGCGCCGCCGGCTACCCGCCTGAACAGATCATCGTCAACGGTCCGGCCAAGACGCGCGAGCTGCTCGAAGACTGCGTCGAGGCCGACGTGCATCTGGTGATAGTCGACTCGCCGATCGAGCTGCACGATCTGGCGGCGATCGCCTCGGAGGCCGGGCGCCGGATCGGTGTGCTGCTGCGCGTCAACGTGGACTGCGTGCCGCGCGGCATGAACCCGGGAACGGCGACCGGTTCACGCCGCAGCGTCTTCGGCATGGAGTGGCGCGGCGAGGAGTTGACCGCGGCGGTCCGCTTCTGCCTGCGCCAGCGCCACCTCGAGTTCCGCGGTCTGCACATGCACATCGGCAGCGGCATTCGACAGGCAGCGGATTACGCGCCGGCCTGCGCCCGGCTCTGCGAGACCGCGGCGCGGATCGCGCGCGAGACCGGTGCGCCAATCGCCTGCCTCGACGTCGGCGGCGGGTTCGGATCGCCGATGGTGCGCGAGTTCTCGGCGCTCGAGTTCCTGCGCTACCACGTCCGCCACCGGCTGCCGCGTCTCGCGCCGCCGGACGGGGTCGCCGCATTCGAGGATTTCGCCACCGTGATCACGCGTGCAATCGTCGACCACTGCCGGCGACGGTCCCTGCCGCTGCCAACGCTGGTCCTGGAGCCGGGGCGGTGCCTGACCGGCCCGAATCAGCTGCTGCTGCTGCGCGTGCTCCGCACCAAGCAGCGGGTCGGACTCCGGCGGTGGATCGTCACCGACGGCGGGCAGATGACGGTCAATTTCCCGACGTTCTACGAGTATCACGCGATGTTGTCGTGCCGTCAGCCGCTCGCGCCGGCGGGTCCGCCGGTCGACGTGATCGGTCCCGGCTGTCACGCGGCGGACGTCGTCTCGCGCGACCGCCGGCTGCCGCCGCTGAGCGAGGGAGACGTGCTGGCCATCATGGATGCCGGCGCCTACTTCCTGCCGTTCGAAGGCAACTTCGGCTTTCCGCGCGCGGCGGTCGTCGCCGTCGCCGCCGGCAGGCCGACCCTGGTGCGCCGGCGCGAGACGTACGACGACATGCTGGCACGCGAAGCCATTCAGGTGGAGGTGGGCACATGA
- a CDS encoding GNAT family N-acetyltransferase, with amino-acid sequence MPVVSASSPGLLREFIDLPAKLYAGDPCWVPPYRPELAETFDRRRNPFFRVAEIEHFLAVDARGRAVGRVAACVHHAYNRCLDRRHAFFGFFESVPDGEVAGALLSTVEEWAAARGLDTVAGPYSYCPTQEAGLLVEGFDGPPALLQTYNPPYYERLIRDAGYERSFTIQTFSGEVDALRDRTGALIEQGRRVARAHGLTVRPLDRSRLDAERTRLLALFNDAFSRNRDVVPIEDEVFRFQTAALEAIVDPRLVLIAERDGAPVGFVLALPNFNEVLLRYRGRITLPMLLKRRAVLRSIRSAVIVLIGARREAHGLGLSRVLLGELLKQGLGAGYERFHSTWVDEQNGAMLSGIRRFRRSRPDKRYGIYRKALAAAR; translated from the coding sequence ATGCCGGTCGTCTCTGCGTCGTCGCCCGGACTGTTGCGCGAGTTCATCGACCTGCCGGCGAAGCTCTACGCCGGCGATCCCTGCTGGGTGCCGCCGTACCGGCCGGAGCTGGCGGAGACGTTCGATCGCCGTCGGAATCCGTTCTTCCGCGTCGCCGAGATCGAACATTTCCTCGCGGTCGACGCGCGGGGCCGGGCGGTCGGGCGCGTTGCTGCATGCGTGCATCACGCCTACAACCGCTGCCTCGATCGGCGGCACGCGTTCTTCGGGTTCTTCGAGTCGGTCCCCGACGGCGAGGTGGCCGGCGCGCTGCTGAGTACCGTGGAGGAGTGGGCCGCGGCGCGAGGTCTCGACACGGTGGCCGGACCGTACTCGTACTGCCCGACGCAGGAGGCCGGGCTGCTGGTCGAGGGCTTCGACGGCCCGCCCGCGCTGCTGCAGACCTACAACCCGCCGTATTACGAGCGGTTGATCCGCGACGCGGGGTACGAGCGGTCGTTCACGATCCAGACGTTCTCCGGCGAGGTCGACGCCCTGCGAGACCGGACCGGAGCGCTGATCGAGCAAGGCAGACGGGTCGCCCGCGCCCACGGCCTCACGGTTCGACCGCTGGACCGCAGCCGCCTGGACGCGGAGCGCACGCGCCTGCTCGCCCTGTTCAACGATGCGTTCAGCCGCAATCGCGACGTGGTGCCGATCGAAGACGAGGTGTTCAGGTTCCAGACCGCCGCGCTCGAGGCCATCGTCGATCCGCGGCTGGTGCTGATCGCCGAGCGGGACGGCGCGCCGGTCGGCTTCGTGCTCGCGCTCCCGAATTTCAACGAGGTGCTGCTGCGGTACCGCGGCCGGATCACGCTGCCGATGCTGCTGAAACGCAGGGCGGTGCTGCGCTCGATCCGCTCCGCGGTGATCGTGCTGATTGGCGCCCGCCGCGAGGCGCACGGCCTGGGCCTGTCACGCGTGCTCCTTGGCGAGCTGCTGAAGCAGGGGCTCGGCGCCGGCTACGAGCGGTTCCACTCGACGTGGGTCGACGAGCAGAACGGCGCGATGCTGTCGGGCATTCGGCGCTTTCGGCGTTCGCGGCCGGACAAGCGTTATGGCATTTATCGGAAAGCGCTCGCCGCTGCGCGTTGA
- a CDS encoding thioester reductase domain-containing protein: MPSLTKDRMLNMNFRSDETARIAAPSAGLVNAADSDVRVAANFTVEPIKSTLEFWLRMLSIAAPITFAPYNQVLQQLLDPDSALNRGSCLCRVVLVRIADWLRDAPRAGDAERARLLHDVTAQFVDAVFAAAGGAPLIVGLCPNQARVGPDDARCHRQIHAQLAAVPGVVCVDLAETAARYGVAEVVNPHAQHEGHIPYTSAFFVAIGTHVARTIAALRRRAPKAIAVDCDNTLWLGNCGEDGADGVVVTPSHRRVQARLQSLAQGGVLLCLCSKNSEASVVDVFRHTPGMVLRLEDVVAHRINWLPKSRNLAELARELDIGLDTFLFLDDSASERAEIRAECPEVLVAEPPDDIDEWPAFLDHFWVLDRISYTEADRTRTEQYRVQAMRRRVQATFPSLDEFLAHLALSVDTHPLDSDEVARVSQLTARTSQFTISATACGEAELCQWLGDPRRVVESVHARDRYGDYGLIGAIVLRLDPGGAAADLEHFVLSCRALGKRVEHRMWDRARALAAQHGRSAVRVRIRRTSRNAPAREFFERLAAAAAADTSQAWCDLPIDLAARDGPTRAVAPGATAGYESGRADTDVSVAIGREPAGLMNLIAQRFRSAAAVSTAMRAAHAAGDRPRPASESPLQQAVAWLWEDLLGVRCIRPDQRFFDLGGDSLRLAEFVARVHELYRVGISLSALQNPSVAQVAEHIDALRRHRETRTRAEPALAAEVALDPAIARTGLAAPVVPARRVLLTGANGFLGSFLLAELLRRSDAIVTCIIRAPSVAAASRRLADSLRRYGLAIPPTPRLEVIAGDLEQPDFGLPAAEGQRLAEEIESVVHCAARVNFVYDYRSLKRMNVDSAVDMLRFATTGRLKTVHFMSTLGMLMSTERASGCRVYEDAPPAFERGLPNGYEQSKWVIDAIMQAAIGRNLPVTIYRPGMLVGEARTGAFAKTNEFAACMIKGCIQMGAAPAVDTAVELVPIDYVSRMIVEIAARPDSIGRVFHLGHPEPIHLFDLLAVLRDAGYAVEAIPFSDWKRRFFDLGPGLRQNALYPFADFIQQLDELHLRMPDVDDANTRRVAGAAGVSAEPMALVVRRILGYFQATGFLAPVSR, translated from the coding sequence GTGCCGTCCCTCACGAAGGATCGGATGCTGAACATGAACTTCCGTTCCGACGAGACGGCGCGCATCGCCGCGCCATCGGCTGGTCTGGTGAACGCCGCCGACTCCGACGTGCGCGTCGCCGCGAACTTCACCGTCGAACCGATCAAGTCCACGCTCGAGTTCTGGCTGCGCATGCTGTCGATTGCGGCGCCGATCACGTTCGCGCCGTACAACCAGGTGCTGCAGCAGCTGCTCGATCCGGACAGCGCGCTGAATCGCGGCAGCTGCCTCTGCCGCGTCGTCCTGGTGCGGATCGCCGATTGGCTGCGTGATGCGCCGCGTGCGGGCGACGCCGAACGCGCGCGCCTGTTGCACGACGTCACCGCGCAGTTCGTCGACGCGGTGTTCGCCGCCGCCGGCGGGGCGCCCCTGATCGTCGGCCTGTGTCCAAACCAGGCGCGGGTCGGGCCCGACGACGCGCGCTGTCACCGGCAGATCCACGCGCAGCTGGCGGCAGTGCCTGGGGTGGTCTGCGTCGATCTCGCCGAGACGGCCGCGCGCTACGGCGTCGCCGAGGTCGTGAACCCGCACGCTCAACACGAAGGTCACATTCCCTACACCTCTGCATTCTTCGTCGCGATCGGCACCCATGTCGCGCGGACGATCGCCGCGCTGCGGCGCCGGGCGCCCAAAGCGATCGCGGTCGACTGCGACAACACGCTGTGGCTGGGCAACTGCGGCGAGGACGGCGCCGACGGCGTCGTCGTGACGCCGTCGCATCGGCGCGTGCAGGCCCGGCTGCAGTCGCTGGCGCAGGGCGGCGTGCTGCTCTGTCTGTGCAGTAAGAACAGCGAAGCCAGCGTCGTGGACGTGTTTCGTCACACGCCGGGCATGGTGCTGCGGCTCGAAGACGTCGTCGCGCACCGCATCAACTGGCTGCCGAAATCGCGCAACCTCGCCGAGCTGGCGCGCGAGCTCGACATCGGGCTCGACACGTTCCTGTTCCTGGACGACAGCGCCAGCGAGCGCGCCGAGATCCGGGCCGAGTGCCCGGAGGTCCTGGTCGCTGAACCTCCGGACGACATCGACGAGTGGCCGGCGTTTCTCGACCACTTCTGGGTGCTGGATCGCATCAGCTACACCGAAGCCGACCGCACCCGCACCGAACAGTACCGCGTCCAGGCGATGCGGCGGCGCGTGCAGGCAACGTTTCCGTCGCTCGACGAGTTCCTCGCGCATCTCGCGCTGTCGGTCGACACGCATCCACTCGACAGCGACGAGGTGGCGCGCGTCAGTCAGCTGACGGCGCGAACCAGCCAGTTCACGATCTCAGCCACGGCGTGTGGCGAGGCGGAACTCTGCCAATGGCTGGGTGACCCGCGGCGCGTCGTCGAAAGCGTACATGCGCGAGACCGCTACGGCGATTACGGCCTCATCGGCGCGATCGTCCTGCGGCTGGATCCCGGCGGCGCGGCGGCCGACCTGGAGCACTTCGTCCTGAGCTGCCGCGCGCTCGGCAAACGGGTCGAACACCGGATGTGGGACCGCGCCCGGGCGCTGGCCGCGCAGCACGGACGATCCGCCGTGCGCGTCCGGATCCGGCGAACGAGCCGGAATGCTCCGGCCCGTGAGTTCTTCGAACGGCTGGCGGCGGCGGCCGCGGCGGACACGAGTCAGGCGTGGTGCGACCTTCCCATCGATCTTGCCGCTCGCGACGGCCCGACGCGCGCGGTGGCCCCCGGCGCCACCGCCGGGTACGAATCAGGGCGTGCCGACACGGACGTGTCGGTCGCGATCGGGCGCGAGCCCGCCGGGCTGATGAACCTGATCGCGCAGCGCTTCCGATCGGCGGCCGCCGTGTCGACGGCGATGCGCGCCGCGCACGCCGCGGGCGATCGCCCTCGCCCGGCGTCGGAGTCGCCGCTGCAGCAGGCGGTGGCCTGGCTCTGGGAAGATCTCCTCGGCGTGCGGTGCATTCGGCCGGACCAGCGATTCTTCGATCTCGGCGGCGACTCGCTGAGGCTGGCCGAGTTCGTGGCCCGGGTCCACGAGCTGTACCGCGTCGGCATCTCACTCAGCGCGCTGCAAAACCCGAGCGTGGCGCAGGTCGCTGAACACATCGACGCGCTGCGGCGTCATCGCGAAACGCGCACCCGCGCGGAACCGGCGTTGGCGGCGGAAGTCGCGCTGGACCCCGCGATCGCGCGCACCGGACTCGCGGCGCCGGTCGTGCCAGCCCGCCGTGTGCTGCTGACCGGCGCCAACGGATTCCTGGGCAGTTTCCTGCTGGCCGAGCTGCTGCGCCGCTCTGATGCGATCGTCACCTGCATCATCCGCGCGCCGTCCGTCGCCGCCGCGAGCCGCCGCCTGGCGGACAGCCTGCGCCGCTACGGCCTTGCCATTCCGCCGACGCCGCGGCTCGAGGTGATCGCCGGCGATCTCGAGCAGCCCGACTTCGGCCTGCCCGCCGCGGAGGGGCAGCGGCTCGCGGAAGAGATCGAGTCGGTCGTGCACTGCGCGGCGCGCGTGAATTTCGTCTACGACTACCGCTCGCTGAAGCGCATGAACGTCGACAGCGCGGTCGACATGCTGCGGTTTGCCACGACCGGCCGGCTCAAGACGGTGCACTTCATGTCGACGCTCGGCATGCTGATGTCGACGGAGCGGGCGTCAGGCTGCCGTGTGTATGAAGATGCGCCGCCCGCCTTCGAGCGCGGTCTTCCGAACGGCTACGAACAGTCCAAATGGGTGATCGACGCCATCATGCAGGCGGCGATCGGCCGGAATCTCCCGGTCACGATCTACCGACCGGGCATGCTGGTCGGCGAGGCGCGGACCGGGGCCTTCGCCAAGACCAACGAATTCGCCGCGTGCATGATCAAGGGCTGCATCCAGATGGGAGCGGCGCCGGCAGTCGACACGGCGGTGGAGCTCGTGCCGATCGACTATGTGTCGCGGATGATCGTCGAGATCGCCGCCCGGCCAGATTCGATCGGGCGCGTGTTCCACCTCGGCCATCCCGAACCGATTCATCTGTTCGATCTGCTCGCGGTACTCAGGGACGCCGGCTATGCCGTCGAGGCGATTCCCTTCAGCGACTGGAAGCGGCGCTTCTTCGATCTCGGCCCGGGCCTGCGCCAGAACGCGCTCTATCCCTTCGCCGACTTCATCCAGCAACTCGACGAGCTGCACTTGAGAATGCCGGACGTGGACGATGCCAACACGCGGCGCGTGGCCGGCGCCGCGGGAGTCTCCGCGGAGCCGATGGCGCTGGTCGTGCGCCGCATCCTCGGCTACTTCCAAGCCACAGGATTCCTCGCGCCGGTGTCGCGATGA
- a CDS encoding lysoplasmalogenase family protein, giving the protein MTSVTRAYLALAAVVVLAAQFASAAVFLALKGLPILLLLVLLQRWGVADAGARRRVAGLVLSLAGGLLIEVSFIAGTAVFLLAQAAYASSVAWHLAARPRLAAGAMAVTPLTIAIVALFAIAVPQPLQTVVIAYALVETVVIAGSLATWLSAPRDPRLRDMAAGTWLFGVSDSVLAVARWWTPFDGAVIVVQSTYFAGQWLIARSALRRQVEAVADFDQRAWLQV; this is encoded by the coding sequence ATGACGAGCGTGACGCGCGCCTACCTCGCCCTGGCGGCCGTCGTCGTGCTGGCCGCGCAGTTCGCGTCGGCGGCCGTCTTCCTGGCGCTGAAAGGGCTGCCGATCCTGCTGCTGCTCGTCCTGCTGCAGCGATGGGGCGTCGCCGATGCCGGGGCACGCCGGCGGGTCGCCGGCCTGGTTCTGTCGCTGGCCGGCGGGCTGCTGATTGAAGTGTCGTTCATTGCCGGCACTGCGGTGTTCCTCCTGGCGCAGGCGGCGTACGCCTCGAGCGTGGCATGGCACCTGGCGGCCCGCCCGCGCCTGGCGGCCGGCGCGATGGCGGTCACGCCGCTGACGATCGCGATCGTCGCGCTCTTCGCGATCGCCGTGCCGCAGCCGCTGCAGACGGTCGTGATTGCCTACGCGCTCGTCGAAACCGTGGTGATCGCCGGATCGCTCGCGACGTGGCTGTCGGCGCCGCGCGACCCGCGACTCCGCGACATGGCCGCAGGGACGTGGCTATTCGGCGTGTCGGATTCGGTACTTGCCGTCGCGCGATGGTGGACGCCGTTCGACGGCGCCGTGATCGTCGTTCAGTCGACGTATTTCGCCGGACAGTGGCTGATTGCCCGAAGCGCGCTGCGGCGCCAGGTGGAAGCGGTGGCGGACTTCGACCAGCGTGCCTGGCTTCAGGTGTGA